In Xiphophorus maculatus strain JP 163 A chromosome 18, X_maculatus-5.0-male, whole genome shotgun sequence, a single genomic region encodes these proteins:
- the LOC102231634 gene encoding claudin-4-like, with amino-acid sequence MASAGLQILGIALGIIGWIGAIITCALPQWRVTAFIGSNIVTSQTIWKGIWMECVHQSTGQMQCKVYDSMLALERDLQAARALTIISILVGILAVLLAVAGGKCTNCIEDESAKTKVCITAGVMFIISGLLCIIPVSWTASSIISEFYNPYVTNAQKMELGASLFIGWGASALLILGGGLLCANCPPKDNYSAKYSAPRSTAPKDYV; translated from the coding sequence ATGGCATCTGCAGGATTACAGATCTTGGGCATTGCCCTCGGCATCATTGGCTGGATCGGGGCCATCATCACCTGCGCTCTCCCCCAGTGGAGAGTGACGGCCTTCATCGGCTCCAACATCGTCACGTCTCAGACCATCTGGAAGGGCATCTGGATGGAGTGCGTTCATCAGAGCACGGGCCAGATGCAGTGCAAGGTCTACGACTCCATGCTGGCGCTAGAGCGGGACCTCCAGGCGGCCCGCGCCCTCACCATCATCTCCATCCTCGTCGGCATCCTCGCCGTCCTCCTCGCCGTCGCGGGGGGCAAATGCACCAACTGCATCGAGGACGAGAGCGCCAAAACCAAAGTGTGCATCACAGCCGGAGTCATGTTCATCATTTCTGGCCTTCTGTGCATCATTCCCGTCTCCTGGACGGCTAGCAGCATCATAAGCGAGTTCTACAACCCATATGTGACCAACGCACAGAAAATGGAGCTTGGAGCATCGCTCTTCATCGGCTGGGGGGCCTCCGCCCTCCTCATCCTGGGCGGTGGACTTCTCTGCGCCAACTGCCCTCCCAAAGACAACTACAGCGCCAAGTACTCAGCCCCTCGATCAACCGCTCCCAAGGACTATGTCTGA